In uncultured Fibrobacter sp., a genomic segment contains:
- a CDS encoding co-chaperone GroES family protein has protein sequence MIDALKNIVVIGDRVLIKPLEASNRTGGGLYLPPSVKERDAVHTGVVMRVGPGFPIPANQDPDSVFRGEPAEKVNYVPLQVREGDEALYLHQNGYEIEVNGERYVIVSQNAILLVVRNDLTDLDIGIDGI, from the coding sequence ATGATAGATGCCTTGAAGAATATCGTCGTGATTGGTGACCGAGTCCTCATTAAGCCATTGGAAGCCTCCAACCGCACAGGCGGTGGCCTGTACTTGCCCCCGAGCGTCAAGGAACGCGACGCCGTGCATACGGGCGTCGTCATGCGTGTGGGCCCCGGCTTCCCGATTCCCGCGAACCAGGACCCTGATTCCGTGTTCCGTGGCGAGCCGGCGGAAAAGGTGAACTATGTGCCGCTCCAGGTCCGCGAAGGCGACGAGGCCCTGTACCTCCACCAGAACGGCTACGAAATCGAAGTCAACGGGGAACGCTACGTCATCGTCTCGCAGAATGCGATTCTGCTCGTGGTGCGCAACGACCTTACCGACCTCGACATCGGCATAGACGGCATCTAG
- a CDS encoding FISUMP domain-containing protein encodes MFTLNKKSIIGCAALLMALAACSDNEDKPISIMGGASEETDYIANQDTSTTDKDSSQKTTNIQKVIYFRASAPKRAFFSDTSISMSASQPFDMAMIYELDSTYLNETGNAVLSINPYRTSMDPYAAYQFQFDSIPFKSPYVLIELGYRKSFSGITTKRAMVDLRDSGSIYINTLTDFVSYRVRDEALDSMTFANKKQKAEAELLESLGIYDTFSHFDKEKTFDDSNHAFIENALSQLLEKDEENVLISSFSQNGTFEGVTYIFLDTLLKYITNIEKINLEIVNRTGEPWASAFQEDQKLNQFYINLVAAMHKAGQCTNAEEGKMVELNKENLHVICRSGSWKVTIKPIPHSIDSIVDSRDGNVYKTVTIDMDGTTQTWMAEDLAYAADGSHCSRELFRPYEEDPFYCKYYGREYTLQTALGIDSSFYRLPNFDECTEFKAAYCYQSCTDSTFAFLDSIKKVLTYEEYNTPEYDFYKLHDKCTFECNSISDTAAFMSACKSDERKIDWDKLQDITDTTKMQGICPDGWRIPSTKDWKKWIELFEKNYDFRYPENDNDNHLIFFSTFGDPSGFGIHPIVLPMPLYATEEEHRPYLKPFVSEDPYVSFTAWPSQGADEMSSVWSYTANKNVSAYSFDISWPGIFLAVGGIPEESDRFHVRCIKND; translated from the coding sequence ATGTTTACACTCAACAAGAAATCAATCATCGGGTGTGCAGCCCTGCTAATGGCATTGGCAGCATGCAGCGACAACGAAGACAAGCCCATCTCTATAATGGGAGGAGCTTCCGAAGAGACAGACTACATCGCCAACCAGGACACGTCAACAACCGATAAGGACTCGTCGCAAAAAACGACCAATATCCAAAAGGTTATCTATTTCAGAGCATCTGCTCCAAAAAGGGCATTTTTCTCTGACACAAGCATCAGCATGTCGGCAAGCCAGCCATTCGACATGGCAATGATATACGAGCTTGATTCCACATATCTAAATGAAACAGGGAACGCGGTACTGTCAATCAATCCATACAGAACATCAATGGATCCATATGCCGCATACCAATTTCAGTTTGACAGCATCCCGTTCAAAAGCCCGTATGTCCTAATAGAACTGGGATACCGAAAATCTTTCTCGGGAATCACGACAAAACGAGCCATGGTCGATTTACGTGATTCCGGAAGCATTTACATCAACACGCTTACAGACTTTGTAAGCTACCGCGTGAGAGACGAGGCTCTAGACAGCATGACCTTCGCAAATAAGAAACAAAAAGCGGAAGCCGAACTCCTGGAATCGCTCGGAATATATGACACCTTCTCTCATTTCGATAAAGAAAAAACTTTCGACGATTCAAACCATGCGTTTATAGAAAACGCGTTATCGCAATTATTGGAAAAGGACGAGGAAAATGTTCTTATTTCTAGCTTCTCCCAAAATGGCACCTTTGAAGGCGTAACATACATCTTTCTTGATACCTTGCTGAAGTATATAACCAACATTGAGAAAATAAATTTGGAAATAGTCAATCGGACGGGAGAGCCCTGGGCAAGCGCATTCCAGGAAGACCAAAAATTAAACCAATTCTACATAAACTTAGTTGCAGCCATGCACAAGGCCGGTCAATGCACAAATGCAGAAGAAGGAAAAATGGTTGAATTGAACAAGGAGAACCTGCACGTCATTTGCCGTTCGGGATCATGGAAGGTTACCATCAAGCCGATACCGCATTCGATCGACTCCATTGTTGACTCGCGCGACGGGAATGTCTACAAGACCGTAACCATCGACATGGACGGAACCACGCAAACATGGATGGCCGAAGACCTGGCCTATGCAGCAGACGGTTCCCACTGTTCGCGAGAATTATTCCGCCCCTACGAAGAAGACCCATTTTATTGCAAGTACTACGGAAGGGAATATACCTTGCAGACAGCCCTTGGCATAGACTCTTCTTTCTACAGGCTTCCCAACTTCGATGAATGCACAGAGTTCAAGGCGGCATATTGCTATCAATCCTGTACCGATTCCACCTTTGCTTTTCTTGACTCCATTAAGAAAGTGTTGACCTATGAAGAATACAATACCCCTGAATACGATTTCTACAAATTGCACGACAAATGCACGTTCGAATGTAACTCCATCTCGGACACGGCAGCATTCATGTCGGCATGCAAAAGCGACGAGAGAAAAATAGACTGGGACAAGCTACAGGACATTACAGACACGACAAAGATGCAGGGAATATGCCCTGACGGATGGAGAATTCCGTCTACCAAGGACTGGAAAAAATGGATAGAACTTTTCGAAAAGAATTATGACTTTAGGTATCCTGAAAATGACAACGACAACCATCTAATCTTCTTCTCAACATTCGGCGATCCTTCTGGATTTGGAATACATCCCATAGTACTCCCTATGCCACTTTACGCAACGGAAGAGGAACATCGACCTTACCTCAAACCATTCGTTTCTGAAGACCCGTATGTGTCCTTTACCGCCTGGCCCTCTCAGGGCGCAGATGAAATGTCATCTGTCTGGTCATACACGGCAAACAAGAACGTATCGGCATATTCGTTCGATATCTCATGGCCAGGAATATTCCTTGCCGTTGGAGGCATCCCCGAAGAAAGCGATCGCTTCCATGTCCGTTGCATCAAGAACGACTAG
- a CDS encoding TIGR02147 family protein, with product MKDIFEYTGYRQYIADYYAEKKEKTAFTWREFTKKAGFTSSVYLKYISEGQFSLSEDAVERVADAMHLTGQRREYFREMTQFDHAKTDKAKKDAFNRMLAIANQNKAKIIEGDAFRYFDSWKNPVLRELAPAMPGAKPLALAHACRPKISAAEVSESLNFLVKADLLQKDEHDNYVQTDRVVTTGPLGAAAVAIRGMHRQMGEFALEAIEGVPQDERHFSGITLGITRNAYHEIVEEIAAFRKRIIEIATKEKDSDEVYRLNVQFFPMTNKSEIKKG from the coding sequence ATGAAGGACATATTTGAATACACGGGATACCGGCAATACATCGCCGACTACTATGCCGAAAAAAAGGAAAAGACCGCTTTCACCTGGCGTGAATTCACAAAGAAAGCGGGATTCACTTCGTCGGTCTATCTCAAATACATAAGCGAAGGGCAGTTCAGCCTGAGCGAGGACGCCGTAGAACGCGTGGCCGACGCCATGCACCTCACGGGACAGCGCCGCGAGTACTTCCGCGAAATGACGCAGTTCGACCACGCCAAAACCGACAAGGCCAAGAAGGACGCTTTCAACAGGATGCTCGCCATCGCAAACCAGAACAAGGCAAAAATCATCGAGGGCGACGCCTTCCGCTATTTCGATAGCTGGAAAAACCCGGTGCTCCGTGAACTTGCTCCCGCGATGCCGGGAGCGAAGCCACTTGCGCTCGCCCACGCATGCCGCCCCAAAATCAGCGCTGCCGAAGTGAGCGAATCGCTCAACTTCCTTGTCAAGGCGGACCTGCTGCAGAAAGACGAGCACGACAACTACGTACAGACCGATCGCGTGGTGACAACAGGGCCCCTAGGTGCCGCAGCCGTCGCCATCCGCGGGATGCACCGGCAAATGGGCGAGTTCGCACTGGAGGCTATCGAGGGCGTACCGCAAGACGAACGCCACTTTTCGGGCATCACTCTCGGCATCACGCGCAATGCCTACCACGAGATTGTCGAAGAAATCGCGGCATTCCGCAAAAGAATCATTGAAATCGCCACCAAGGAAAAGGACAGCGACGAGGTGTACCGCCTGAACGTCCAGTTCTTCCCGATGACAAACAAATCAGAAATTAAAAAAGGATAG